The DNA sequence gatgagggTGCCACATCTGTTGcgccaggtgtgtgtgtgtgtgttttctcgtGATCCCCCATAGCTTAATCCGCAGTGGCTTGTACCTGTGCCTGGTTTCGACTCAAAATTAGCTCATCTGATCTTTCGCCTCAATTTTCGCTGACACCATatcccccgccccccctcccctccatcccacTACATACTTTCCCacagttgctttttttccctcccctgcCTGTGTCGTGCCTGCGGGGACTCAGGGGTCGGGAAGATGATTCACTCAACACAAGAGGCGAGGAACGAAATCGAATTAAAAGAGGGGCTTACAATGCGCTGCAAGCTGGAGAAGTGCGTTTCTGGGATGAAGAGAACTGGCTGGGTGCCGTGGTCGTCCAGGGTCTGGAAGAAGGTGCAGTCGCTGCCCACGGAGCTGCTCACCAGGGACTTGTTGGCTGGAAACAAAAAGCAGGAATGTCAGAGTACGCTCTTTGGAGACTGTGACGCCGTCCtcacagagaggatgaaaatCTTCAAGGCGACACTCACCTCCAGCATCATTCTTTCCCCTCCTtttgcttctcttcctctcctcatcgcgcatcttcctctctgcaccCTGAGGACACAAGATCGCGGGGTTACGGTCACGATTTCGAACTCCACAAGCATCAgatcttttattgtttctgtgaGGGAACGAGGGGAGACGTACCTTGTCGCAGAAAATCTTGACCTGGCACGCAGCTCTGTGTATGAGCTGGTTGGTTCCCGAGCTGAAGTCGTAAGTGTCGATCTGGATGTTGAGAGGCAGGCCTTTCACTCCCTTTTGAGAGGAGAAGTCAGTGCTCAGGGAGTTGATGCCAATGTACACCTGTAGAGGAGCAACAGCAGggattttaaaattaattttgcaGGCATCATGTTTTTGTACACGTGTAGAGATATTATGGGGTCTGAGAAGTTGGAGGCACTCATGCCATGATTGCACCGTTTGACCCTAAAAGTTGTGGAAAAAGAGtctgtcttccttctcttttaACCTCTCTATCCTCACATTTTCTGATCACAGTCTCCCTTCTTCCTGcttctctccacctgcagcaggtttggCGGCCCCACCTCGGCGCCTCCGGGCCACAGAGCGCCTTGAATAAGCCGCCGTGAATCTCTCGCCTGCTCTGGTGACAGGAGCCTCGGGGCCAAACACATTTCTGGGattcctccctcctcagccactccctctccctcttcacccaCCCTTCTCTAcctctcccctcttttcttctaAATCCTCCACCTGTTCTCGTCCTTCCCTCTTCTGAGAGGCGGGCCTCACAGAGACACGTTACATAAAAATATGATTCTCGTTTTATAAGAACACACGTTTACCTTGGCCTCTTCGTTGGGGTTCCACACAAAGGAGAGCGCATTGAAGGCCACTTCCTCGATGTCACTGATGCCACTGAACACTTCTTTGTAGTCAGCTGTGAAAGGACGGAGGGAAACATTTGTAATCTTCttgctgaatgaaatgaaatcctTCACCATTATTCCTCTGCTGTGGGGTGCAGGTGCACAGGAACCACGCATGTGTACTTTTCATTTGTGAAGAACATACCGATGTCAATGACCCTCTGCTTGATGGTTGGCTGGCGTGCATGCCAGTGATTCCAGAAGCGAAGCTGCATTTCTGGGGTCTTGTCATTCTCAAACACGGCCATCACCACGGTCTGGAGTGGAGGAGAAGgcacaagaggaagaaaagcagaggTTTAGGGACGTTTTTTTTCAGGACGAATGCTGCTAACAGCCATCAGGTTTCATTTATCACTCCAAATCCAACTTGTCACCAGTTATTTGCAGTGAGcgggtgtgtgtttgcgtgtgttcTTCCCCCGATTTACTTGACAAAGAGAAGGGCTGTCATATACGTTTTAAAACCACACCACGCCACACACCCTCCTGatcctttcctcttttttctctctcgtgtATGATGAGACAAACGGAGCTGAGCTGCACTCTGGCCTCATTAAACCACCGCAGGAATAAGTTATGCAGGGCAGGACCCTGTCATTTTAATGGCAGCGGCCCAGTGTGCAGGGTGTCAGCGGGGAATTAGTCACCAAGGAGCTGGCTCCAAGGGAGGGACAGATATTTGGGAAGGGTTGGCTTGGTGGCACGAAAGGAATTTATGTAATCATGAACCCGTGAAGAAAGCCTGAAAGCAAGGATGGTGTTTGGAACAACAGTCATAATTTCTTTatgcaaccacacacacacacacatcaaaaacaaaacaagaactaTCATGCTGATGTCTATCATGACTCACCTTGACTTTGGTGGCATTAATACAGGCGTTGCTGTCCACTCCATGGAGAGTGATGGGGTAAAACTGGCCCTTGTTCAGGTAGACCATGGGCAGCTCATTGGACTTGTAAGGAGAAGCCATGGGAGCTCCCAGGGAGAACTGGAACTCGTTCCTGAGTCTCTCTGGCGGGGAGCTGGTGTAGGAGCCAGAGTAGACCGGGCTAGAGTGGTCCTCAGGGAAGGGGTCGCTGTAGGGGAGAGTCTGAAAGGAAAGACACAAATGGACATTTGTCAATAAAGGAAGATGTGAAGGACGGAGATGTAAAATAGAAGAGGAGCCGGGGCTCAGCTTTCAGGTACACCAACCTCTGGGTTGGGATCAGGGAATGTGCCGGGCTCTGGCCATTTCTGCAGCAGGGAGTCAAAGATGATGTTGAGCTCCTGCTTGTCATACGTGTCGGCTACGACGCTGGTAAGGGTGGCGTAGGTGTCGGAGGTGGTGGGGACAGAGATTGGCAGGGAGGTGTTGTGCTTGGATCCCAAAATGTCCTGGGGATGGTTCATGGGAACATTCTCAGAGAGGATCTTCATGACGTTGGCGGACGTCTCCAGCGATGCAAAGTCATTGGTGCTGGTTGGATTCcttgaggagaagagaggaagtggCTGATTAATTACAGCAGGAAAGCTACTTCTTTCAGGTCAGCATGACACAGTACAAAGAGATCCAGGAAACAAACAAGCTTTAAGTGACTAACTGTATTGTGTCTTACAGAAGCCTGCAGACGGCCTGtgcaaacacaaagcaaaagcCCTTCTCGTGTCTAAGCACACACAGCTACCGCAAGGTGAACCCGCAGAAAGACACGGTTTGAGTGTGGGTGGGAACTATTTGTCTCTTaatccagcttttttttcttctgtgtttgagtttctctgttgaaaatgtttgaggGGACAAACTGCGCCCCAACAATGGCCATTTCTCACTACCAgcgaggacaaaaaaaaaggaaaaacaaaggtcACTGCCTGTTGGGAAAATTTTTAAGCAAGACAGAGatgatgacagagagaggataGATGGATGGAAGGTCTGGAGGAGTAGACAATAAATCCCTCTGACTATGTTTGACTTGAGGATTACCCACTCACCTGTTTATGACCCCTgcctttctctttttgtgttcacattctctctgtcacagtatttaatgtctttaatcATGCAACCCCTCAAAATTGTTAATACAGACTGGAATTCATTTCTGACACTTTCGAGGAGTTTGCTTACCTCTCTGTTTTGCACATAATTCCAGTGCGGTTGCATGCAGAAATCTTCTGCTCTTTCTGATTCTGCAAAAAttaaaaacgaaaaaaaaaataaataaataaatcaaacacccTGTAAAATCGTCGTCAGATTGAGAAACTTAGAATTAATCCTGGAGATTTGCTGATTATCTACCTTGCACTGCTCATAAAGCATGGTTATGGCTGCCAGGTCGTCTCCTGGGTGGAGTCTGGGTTTGGAGTGGTTCTGCTCAGGTACGCTGCTCTCCAGGTAGGACCAAGGGTCCATGATGTGGTTAGTGTAACGGTTATAGTTGAAGTTCTCGCTCTGAAAGACCAGTCCCAGAGTCCTACAGGAGAGAGCAAGGAGTTGACAGTGACTGATTAGATTGGATGAAAACGTACACAAAGGGAAAAATGTGCCGTGGACCAAAAGTGAACtaaaatgtaaacttttttttttttacactccgGGTTCGACAAGAGTGAGATAAACAGCTGTACCTGAGCCTCGGGACACTGCACATACTTGCCCCAGAGCATGAAGGGTTTCGATTGCAAAACCACAGAGCTGAGTAATAACCCTTAGAAACAGCGGTGTCAAAAAGGTTTAAAAGCCAAGGGCCACCCACTAATacaccccccaacacacacacacacacaaaacttcccTGGCATCTTCAATGCTGTATAAACTCTTATTTGCACAGATCTCCAAAGAGATTACAAGAAAAAACCCACAACCGTCTGTCAATAGTGTCCGTAtcacttgtaaaaaaaagatataaagcCTGGGATTCTGAGGATTGGATCTGTTTGGAGAGACTTGCAGTGACTGTGAATATCCCGCCTACTGGGATAAGCCCCCTTTGGAGTTTGTCCGTGAAAAGGCTAATGAGCAAATAGCAGCAGTTTACTGTGGTTAAACAGATAATTAAATGtgctgacaggaggagaaagatcacgtgttcacaaccacagcagaACCAAAGCTAACGGCCAAATGAAGTGACTTCTCGCAGGGATTAATGACAGAACATCGCATTCTCACACGGCGCCTGGAAAGCcataaaatgctgtttttgtgcaTGGAGTTCTGTACATTTTAACTTCTATTTTGATGCAAGATTACAGCCTGTTTACTTGACATTTAGCTACCTTAAATAAATTCAAACCAAACTTATACACCTGCTCTGAGATGCACCTGTCTCCGCCTGTCATACGCAGCAGCCTCTGCAAACACCACCCATTAGTTACTCTCCAGTTCCCCCCTAAAACCAGCCGGGTGCAGACGtcttttttacacaaacacaaaggggGGGGCTCGTGTCTAGGGTTTCCCCATTATGTAATTCAATGCATTACATGCTGTCTTTGCCCTCTGTCCCTGTCCAACACCTCAAGAGGAGATTCTCATTTCCCAGTCTCCTTTTGTGCTCCGTGGCCCCCTAGGTTAGTGACAACACAAGCCGAAACAGACCCACAGACccaaaatgagtgtgtgtgtaaaaactaCCCGTATCAATTTCCTCTGCAAAACACCCCTTTCTTAAAACAGGGAGATTTCACATGGGGGTCCCATTGCAAGTAGGAAGAAGGGAGGTTTCTGTCCCCAAGACTGGAATCTAATATTAACTTTTTACCGAACCACACAAATTCTaaaccaaaatgtgtgtgtcttgtggACAAAAGCACACTTTGGGAGGGCAAaaaatccacaaacacaaagcccaaataaactaaaaaacaaagttcCCAAACTTACTCAGTCTCTTTGGTCATGTCTCCAATCCAAGTCAGCAGGAATAGTTCCTTTAATGTtcacttcttctcctgtttgtatgtgtttccttctgtgtgtgtgtctcagtcaAGCAGGGGAGAGCAGTGACACACAGATGAGTCAAGTGTTGTGATTCTCTCTTGAACAGGGCCCAGATTTATTTCATTGCAGCCAAGATTCCCTCTCTTCTCCGATTGGCTGAGAGGACTGAGACAGGTGTCTGATAGGACAGGTGTAGAATCGTTAACCCTTCCCGGTCTGGAGAGAAACTAGCTCGCATGTGTATGCACACTTTGCAAGACAATCCCATGCAGGAGGGTTTCGAATCTCATTACAGTGATAAAAGGGCGAGATCGGAGGGCCAGAGGTGTGAAAGGTTTGGTAATGACCTGGAACTGGGCTTTAACATGTTAATAGTTCTTCAGTATCAttttccacctctgcctccaATGTCATACACAGGTTTtggtttctttattttctgggGAATTATACATGGAAGCTTGGGGGGCTTTAGTGTTGTGTTAAAGCTCCTGAGGGGAGGTGGGCTTAAGGGTATCTCATgtaaaaaattatgttttaaattgaaGTGGAGAAGGTAGGAGATTTTAAAGCTGTGTATATTTAGGatacaaacaggaaaacaagaaaaaataagaaactaTGTCTTAGATTAAGAATAGAATTCAAATGTTTGGTAAAGTTTTGCTTTTGAGTGAATACTTTAAAATTCACACAATAATGCagcaaaacatacacacacagaattaaatCCCTTATTCCAGTATTAACTTTTTAATACCAGTGATTGCATTGGATTGATTACAGTGGATTGTAactaagtgcatttactcaagtagaaaATGTGTACTTTAGgtttccattttctgatacTTTATACCTCCACTCAGCTACAATTAAATActattttggaggcaaatattgtacttttcacttcacaattttttttatatataacttcagttactagttactctgTAGAATGCATTCTGCACTGGAGCCATAGAGCATTTAATTAACTAATTAGATTACAATCAGATGAAAAAGGCTGATAATCAGTTAATTCAAAGcatacacatttaaataaatatataattgaattttatttgtacttttgatacttagGGATGTTTGATTTCAGATACTTTATAACTTTCAGTCAAGTTTTATTATggctgactttcacttttaccaaagtgatattttaagaCAGTATCAATGCTTTTGCTCAAGTGACTTTaaggtactttttacaacactgattaatacacaaaaaacaacagaaaagaggacaaaattgttttttaaaaaaaagaatgtttatatgttacattttaatacaaacCACCATTTAATAAGTCAAACTGTGTAAATTGAATTTACATTACTTTCTATAATGTTGGATCTTTTGATCCACAACAATGAATCAGTATGCAAAGATATCTGTAGATAAAAATAGCTTTTGAACAAAACAGTAGATGAATCCAAAAAAGATTTATCCAAATACACTACATGAGAGTTTCACCATTGCAGTTTCCTAATACTGacatcacaataaaataaacttgcTCTTCCTATGGCAAACTAAATTATGCACCTGTTTCTGTCAAGGCATTCGAACtgttttttagtattttttttcattgaatcTGATTGACGGGTAATTCAGTGATGCATTTATGACTTTTCATGAAGAGGTGGAATTTAATTTAGAACACTGGGAAGGTGGGGCGCAGACAGTTTTTAGTGTAGAGTACACTATAGGATGAAATGTTCACTTTCACATTTACTTCAcggtaaaacacacacacacgcacacacacagacgcacacttCCTGACAAATAAAGCTAAACTCACAACTTGTGCTACCAGGAACCGAAAACCAGTGAGGCTTGTAAAATCTTCGTGTCAGTCAGGGATATCATCTTCCACCCACACAGAGGTGTAcccttacacaaacacacacacacacacagagtgatgtGATTGAGTATAATTACATGTGGCTGTGTATCTCttcatacgtgtgtgtgtgtgtgtgtgtgtgtgtgtgtgtgtgtgtgtgtgtgtgtgtgtgtgtgtgtgtgtgtgtgtgtgtgtgtgtgtgtgtgagcacctcTTGCGGCTGACACCTGAGGGAATCTGGCGTGGTAACACACAAGGGTGCGTGCTGTGCAGCTtgcccacacactcacacacacacccttgtacaataacacacacacacacacacacacacacacacacacacacacacacacacaca is a window from the Acanthopagrus latus isolate v.2019 chromosome 16, fAcaLat1.1, whole genome shotgun sequence genome containing:
- the grhl3 gene encoding grainyhead-like protein 3 homolog — encoded protein: MTKETETLGLVFQSENFNYNRYTNHIMDPWSYLESSVPEQNHSKPRLHPGDDLAAITMLYEQCKNQKEQKISACNRTGIMCKTERNPTSTNDFASLETSANVMKILSENVPMNHPQDILGSKHNTSLPISVPTTSDTYATLTSVVADTYDKQELNIIFDSLLQKWPEPGTFPDPNPETLPYSDPFPEDHSSPVYSGSYTSSPPERLRNEFQFSLGAPMASPYKSNELPMVYLNKGQFYPITLHGVDSNACINATKVKTVVMAVFENDKTPEMQLRFWNHWHARQPTIKQRVIDIADYKEVFSGISDIEEVAFNALSFVWNPNEEAKVYIGINSLSTDFSSQKGVKGLPLNIQIDTYDFSSGTNQLIHRAACQVKIFCDKGAERKMRDEERKRSKRRGKNDAGANKSLVSSSVGSDCTFFQTLDDHGTQPVLFIPETHFSSLQRIVTPMDESDRSCMKRSFQDRDQSGSPPCKQARKEDPQRVLLYVRTAAEEVFDALMLSTPTVSGLREAVSEKYGMQKDTIGKIYKKCKRGIFVNMDDNIIEHYTNQSAFLIEMSEIAGGQFQVTLVEV